In Rheinheimera sp. MM224, one DNA window encodes the following:
- the rplD gene encoding 50S ribosomal protein L4: MELALRDAKGVLEVSEATFGREFNEALVHQVVVAYAAGARQGTRAQLTRSEVRGGGKKPWRQKGTGRARAGTIRSPIWRGGGVTFAAKPQDHSQKVNRKMYRGAIMSILSELVRQERLIVVENFVVETPKTKELTAKLKAMELKDVLIVTDEVDENLFLSARNLYKVDVRDVHGIDPVSLIAFDKVVMTAAAVKQIEEMLA; encoded by the coding sequence ATGGAATTAGCATTAAGAGACGCTAAAGGCGTTCTTGAAGTTTCCGAAGCTACCTTTGGACGTGAGTTCAACGAAGCATTGGTACACCAGGTAGTAGTTGCTTATGCAGCTGGTGCCCGTCAAGGTACACGTGCTCAACTGACACGTTCAGAAGTACGCGGTGGCGGTAAGAAGCCATGGCGCCAGAAGGGTACAGGTCGTGCCCGTGCTGGTACAATCCGTAGCCCAATATGGCGTGGCGGTGGTGTGACGTTTGCGGCTAAGCCACAAGATCACAGCCAAAAAGTAAACAGAAAGATGTATCGTGGCGCGATCATGAGCATTTTGTCTGAATTAGTTCGTCAAGAACGTTTAATCGTAGTTGAAAACTTTGTTGTTGAAACTCCGAAAACGAAAGAACTAACAGCTAAGTTAAAAGCGATGGAACTGAAAGACGTTTTAATCGTGACTGACGAAGTTGACGAAAACCTGTTCTTATCTGCACGCAACCTGTACAAGGTTGACGTACGTGATGTTCACGGTATCGACCCAGTCAGCTTAATCGCCTTCGACAAAGTTGTAATGACTGCTGCTGCAGTTAAACAAATCGAGGAGATGCTAGCATGA
- the rpsJ gene encoding 30S ribosomal protein S10 gives MSNQRIRIRLKAFDHRLIDQSTMEIVDTAKRTGAQVRGPIPLPTRQERFTVLISPHVNKDARDQYEIRTHKRLIDIVEPTEKTVDALMRLDLPAGVDVQISLG, from the coding sequence ATGAGTAATCAAAGGATTCGCATCCGTCTGAAAGCGTTCGATCACCGTTTGATCGATCAGTCAACTATGGAAATCGTTGACACAGCTAAGCGTACGGGCGCGCAGGTTCGTGGTCCTATCCCACTTCCGACTCGCCAGGAACGTTTCACTGTATTGATTTCTCCTCACGTGAATAAAGATGCACGTGACCAGTACGAAATCCGTACCCACAAGCGTTTAATCGACATCGTTGAACCAACAGAAAAGACTGTTGATGCTCTGATGCGTTTAGATCTGCCTGCTGGCGTTGACGTTCAAATCAGCCTGGGCTAA
- a CDS encoding acyl-CoA dehydrogenase family protein, translating into MSQYQAPLGDMSFQLFDVWQVQQFWQQQTELAELIDADTAAAILEEAAKITAEKIAPLAAAADEQGVSCVSGEVTTPSHYKECYQLLCEGGWTGLSGDPEYGGMGMPKSLSGLYDEMMCSADIAFSLYPGLTSGACVALLQHADEATKALYLPKLYSGEWSGTMCLTESHAGSDLGMMRSKAEPTGDGSYRISGEKIFITAGEHDLTENIIHLVLAKLPDAPAGSRGISLFLVPKFKVDANGNLGERNSLICSSVEHKMGIHGSATCVMNFEGAEGYLIGEPHKGLACMFTMMNYERLAMGSQGLGAAERAYQNALAYANDRLQGRTVTKDGNKADPIIGHADVKRMLLNISSINEAGRAFSVYVGHLLDQAKFADDAKAQARANLLTPVTKAFMTDRGLDACVTAQQVFGGHGYIREWGMEQLVRDVRIAQIYEGTNGIQAADFMLRKVASDQGAVLLDLMRELKAGLAGSASKQINLAAERFESATLSLLERAKAQPELLSWVANDYLDLTGYLLYAFMWHKMEAALDNAKHREDFIQSKQLKAKFYYSRVLPRTESLFSLIEQFPAELSSAEPKLF; encoded by the coding sequence GTGAGTCAGTATCAGGCGCCGCTGGGCGATATGTCCTTTCAACTATTTGATGTCTGGCAAGTTCAACAGTTTTGGCAGCAGCAAACTGAGTTAGCTGAACTGATTGATGCCGATACTGCCGCTGCCATTCTGGAGGAGGCTGCAAAAATCACCGCCGAAAAAATCGCACCTTTGGCCGCCGCTGCGGACGAGCAAGGCGTATCTTGTGTTTCTGGTGAAGTAACGACTCCATCTCATTATAAAGAATGTTATCAGTTGTTGTGTGAAGGCGGCTGGACTGGTTTGTCTGGCGATCCAGAGTACGGTGGCATGGGCATGCCTAAAAGTCTGTCTGGTTTGTATGACGAGATGATGTGTAGCGCTGATATCGCTTTTTCTTTATACCCAGGCCTGACATCAGGGGCTTGTGTAGCTCTGTTACAACATGCCGATGAAGCCACTAAAGCTTTGTATCTGCCGAAGTTATATAGCGGTGAATGGTCCGGTACTATGTGTTTGACTGAATCTCATGCCGGCTCTGACTTAGGTATGATGCGCAGCAAAGCCGAACCTACGGGTGATGGCAGCTATCGTATCAGCGGCGAAAAAATCTTTATTACAGCAGGTGAGCACGACCTGACAGAAAACATTATTCATTTAGTGCTGGCTAAGTTGCCGGATGCGCCAGCTGGCAGCCGCGGAATTTCTTTATTCTTGGTGCCTAAGTTTAAAGTGGATGCCAATGGCAACTTAGGTGAGCGAAATAGCCTGATTTGTAGTTCAGTTGAACATAAGATGGGTATTCACGGTTCGGCCACTTGTGTAATGAACTTTGAAGGTGCCGAAGGCTATCTGATTGGTGAGCCGCATAAAGGACTGGCTTGTATGTTCACCATGATGAACTATGAACGTCTGGCCATGGGTAGTCAGGGTTTAGGTGCAGCGGAGCGCGCTTACCAGAATGCACTGGCCTACGCCAATGACCGTTTACAAGGTAGAACAGTAACTAAAGATGGCAATAAAGCCGATCCTATTATTGGTCATGCGGATGTGAAACGTATGTTGCTGAATATCAGCAGTATCAATGAAGCGGGCAGGGCCTTTAGTGTTTATGTCGGGCATTTATTGGATCAAGCCAAGTTTGCTGATGATGCCAAGGCACAGGCGCGAGCTAATTTACTGACACCTGTGACTAAAGCCTTTATGACGGATAGAGGACTGGATGCCTGTGTTACAGCTCAGCAGGTATTTGGTGGTCATGGTTATATCCGTGAGTGGGGTATGGAGCAACTGGTCAGGGACGTCCGTATCGCTCAAATCTACGAAGGTACTAACGGCATTCAGGCGGCTGACTTTATGTTACGTAAAGTGGCATCGGATCAAGGCGCTGTATTGTTAGACCTGATGCGTGAGTTAAAGGCAGGCTTGGCTGGTTCAGCGAGCAAACAAATCAATTTAGCTGCAGAGCGTTTTGAATCAGCAACACTATCTTTGTTAGAGCGAGCTAAGGCTCAACCAGAACTCCTATCCTGGGTAGCGAATGACTATCTGGATTTAACCGGCTATCTGCTCTACGCCTTTATGTGGCATAAGATGGAAGCTGCGCTAGATAACGCAAAACACCGTGAAGACTTTATCCAGTCCAAACAACTTAAAGCGAAGTTTTACTACAGCCGAGTCTTACCCCGTACTGAAAGCCTGTTCAGCCTGATTGAGCAGTTTCCTGCAGAGTTGTCATCCGCAGAACCAAAGCTGTTCTGA
- the rplC gene encoding 50S ribosomal protein L3 has translation MAIGLIGRKVGMTRIFTEDGVSIPVTVIEATPNRVTAIKTQDVHGYSALQVTAGTVKASRLNKPDAGQFAKAGVEAGRGLWEFRLQDNEGADITVGSEITVEVFAETKKVDVVGTSKGKGFAGTVKRWNFRTQDMTHGNSLSHRAPGSIGQNQSPGKVFKGKKMAGHMGAERVTVQSLEVVRVDAARNILLVKGAVPGAIGGDVIVKPAVKG, from the coding sequence ATGGCTATCGGTCTAATCGGTCGTAAAGTGGGCATGACTCGCATCTTCACTGAAGATGGCGTATCAATCCCAGTAACCGTAATCGAAGCAACACCAAACCGCGTTACTGCCATTAAAACGCAAGACGTTCATGGCTATAGCGCATTGCAAGTGACTGCTGGCACAGTGAAGGCTTCTCGCCTGAACAAACCAGACGCTGGTCAGTTTGCAAAAGCTGGTGTTGAAGCTGGTCGTGGTCTGTGGGAATTCCGCCTGCAAGATAACGAAGGTGCTGACATCACTGTTGGTAGCGAGATTACTGTTGAAGTTTTCGCAGAGACGAAAAAAGTTGATGTCGTCGGTACATCAAAAGGTAAAGGTTTTGCCGGTACTGTAAAGCGCTGGAATTTCCGTACTCAGGATATGACTCACGGTAACTCTTTATCTCACCGTGCACCAGGTTCGATTGGTCAAAACCAATCACCAGGTAAAGTATTCAAAGGTAAAAAAATGGCCGGACACATGGGTGCCGAGCGTGTAACAGTCCAGTCTCTGGAAGTTGTACGTGTAGACGCAGCACGCAACATCCTGTTAGTGAAGGGCGCTGTCCCTGGTGCTATCGGTGGTGATGTGATTGTTAAACCTGCTGTCAAAGGCTAA